From the genome of Culicoidibacter larvae, one region includes:
- a CDS encoding class I SAM-dependent methyltransferase: MEKSVEERLAESLTATSTELLQYLPYLLQDFWELGSSPQIMSEILQTNIPSLEGMQILDLGCGKGAVSVALARTLSAKVTGIDIIPEFIEYAKSKAQEFKVSELCTFIAEDINQSIERERNYDCVVFGAVGAVLGAPAEMLPKLKQTVKPGGYILIDEAYLAANNEGGNVAYQMDYLTREQWLALFEQLGLELVDEKVNEGDLEFDEDNANIKQRADELKKLHPEQSALFDGYVQSQLDECYDLENNIVGVVWLLRVK, translated from the coding sequence ATGGAAAAATCAGTAGAAGAACGTTTGGCTGAGTCGTTGACCGCCACTTCAACCGAGTTATTGCAATACTTACCATATCTATTGCAAGATTTTTGGGAACTTGGCAGCTCACCGCAAATAATGAGCGAAATCCTGCAAACCAACATCCCTTCACTTGAAGGAATGCAAATCTTAGATCTCGGTTGTGGCAAAGGCGCGGTCTCGGTCGCCCTCGCCCGCACTTTATCAGCAAAAGTAACCGGCATTGACATCATTCCTGAATTTATAGAGTATGCAAAGTCTAAAGCGCAAGAATTCAAAGTCAGTGAACTATGTACCTTTATTGCAGAAGATATTAACCAGTCAATTGAACGCGAGCGCAATTATGACTGCGTTGTATTCGGCGCGGTTGGCGCGGTGCTGGGCGCACCGGCCGAAATGCTGCCAAAGCTGAAGCAAACAGTAAAACCCGGTGGCTATATTTTGATTGATGAAGCTTATCTGGCAGCAAATAACGAAGGCGGGAATGTCGCATACCAAATGGACTACTTAACTCGCGAACAATGGCTAGCTCTTTTTGAACAACTCGGACTTGAGCTTGTTGATGAAAAAGTAAATGAAGGAGATCTGGAGTTCGATGAAGATAACGCTAATATTAAACAGCGTGCTGATGAACTTAAAAAACTGCACCCCGAGCAAAGCGCGTTATTCGATGGCTATGTGCAAAGCCAGCTGGATGAATGCTATGATCTGGAAAACAATATTGTTGGCGTCGTCTGGTTATTACGGGTTAAATAA
- a CDS encoding TetR/AcrR family transcriptional regulator produces the protein MTTKEKIVAATMQLLAQKGYKSTTTKEIASVAGVNEVTLFRNFGTKKNIVIHAIKYVPKMRRLEELATLFTGQLVQDLQTFMATYIQFLADDYTQVLMSIRDEEMYEELKPLLVDLPMQVKLSLVNYFNKMLRLNQIKAADYELIAVEMMVSCLGFVQADIYYGDSWIGIDRDTFIAKQVKQIQNQL, from the coding sequence ATGACAACGAAAGAGAAGATCGTTGCAGCAACGATGCAGTTACTTGCACAAAAGGGGTACAAGTCAACGACTACAAAAGAAATTGCAAGTGTTGCGGGAGTGAATGAGGTAACTTTGTTCCGGAATTTCGGAACAAAGAAGAATATTGTCATTCATGCAATTAAGTATGTGCCGAAAATGCGCCGGCTCGAAGAGTTGGCAACGTTATTTACCGGACAGTTGGTGCAGGATTTACAGACATTTATGGCAACGTATATTCAGTTCTTGGCTGATGATTATACCCAGGTGCTAATGAGTATCCGCGATGAAGAGATGTACGAGGAACTAAAACCATTATTGGTTGACCTGCCGATGCAGGTAAAACTGTCGTTGGTTAACTACTTTAATAAGATGCTGCGGTTGAATCAGATTAAGGCTGCTGATTATGAGCTGATTGCTGTGGAAATGATGGTGAGCTGCCTTGGTTTTGTGCAAGCGGATATCTATTATGGTGACAGCTGGATAGGAATTGACCGCGATACTTTTATTGCAAAACAAGTAAAACAGATTCAAAATCAACTCTAA